A region of Salvia splendens isolate huo1 chromosome 17, SspV2, whole genome shotgun sequence DNA encodes the following proteins:
- the LOC121775068 gene encoding probable UDP-3-O-acylglucosamine N-acyltransferase 2, mitochondrial isoform X3: MEYQDFQKWCNGGGLFHKSAYIDPSARIEVGAVVHSESVVGANVHVGTGSVVGPAVTIGQSTRTGYNVVLSNCTVGDFCVIHHGVCIGQDGFGFFVDEKGLMVKKPQCLKARIGNYVEIGASTCIDRGSWRDTAVGDHTKIDNLVQIGHNVEIGKNCMLCGQVGVAGSVTIGDYVILGGRVSIKDHVCVASKVRLAANSCVTKNISEAGDYGGFPAMPIHEWRKQVISARQTSKEFWQNKKKKPVSDKSNPST, translated from the exons ATGGAATATCAAGATTTTCAGAAATGGTGCAATGGAGGAGGATTGTTTCACAAATCTGCTTATATTGATCCAAGTGCTAGAATAGAGGTCGGAGCAGTGGTGCACTCGGAATCTGTTGTGGGTGCAAATGTCCATGTTGGGACAGGAAGCGTTGTTGGACCTGCTGTAACAATTGGTCAATCTACAAGAACAGG TTATAACGTTGTACTGAGTAATTGCACAGTTGGTGATTTCTGTGTTATTCATCATGGGGTCTGCATAGGTCAAGATG GTTTTGGATTTTTTGTTGATGAAAAAGGGCTTATGGTGAAGAAGCCTCAA TGCTTGAAAGCAAGAATAGGCAACTATGTGGAAATTGGTGCAAGTACATGCATCGACAGGGGCAG TTGGCGTGACACTGCAGTTGGGGATCACACAAAAATCGATAATTTGGTACAG ATAGGTCACAACGTGGAAATAGGGAAAAATTGTATGCTATGCGGGCAAGTTGGAGTTGCAGGTTCAGTGAC GATTGGAGATTATGTGATATTAGGTGGAAGAGTTTCTATCAAGGATCATGTTTGCGTAGCATCAAAG GTCCGGCTAGCTGCAAATAGCTGTGTAACCAAGAACATCTCTGAAGCAGGGGATTATGGAGGCTTCCCTGCT ATGCCTATTCACGAGTGGAGAAAGCAAGTTATCAGTGCTCGCCAAACTTCAAAAGAATTTTggcaaaataaaaagaagaaaccCGTTTCAGACAAGTCTAATCCGAGTACATAA
- the LOC121775068 gene encoding probable UDP-3-O-acylglucosamine N-acyltransferase 2, mitochondrial isoform X2 — MTQLSYSQGSFQPIAQLKIQVFCLSITTFNAKLGEDAKMEYQDFQKWCNGGGLFHKSAYIDPSARIEVGAVVHSESVVGANVHVGTGSVVGPAVTIGQSTRTGYNVVLSNCTVGDFCVIHHGVCIGQDGFGFFVDEKGLMVKKPQCLKARIGNYVEIGASTCIDRGSWRDTAVGDHTKIDNLVQIGHNVEIGKNCMLCGQVGVAGSVTIGDYVILGGRVSIKDHVCVASKVRLAANSCVTKNISEAGDYGGFPAMPIHEWRKQVISARQTSKEFWQNKKKKPVSDKSNPST, encoded by the exons ATGACGCAGCTATCGTATTCTCAAGGCTCGTTTCAACCAATTGCACAACTCAAAATACAG GTATTCTGCTTGTCAATTACCACTTTCAATGCAAAATTAGGTGAGGATGCCAAGATGGAATATCAAGATTTTCAGAAATGGTGCAATGGAGGAGGATTGTTTCACAAATCTGCTTATATTGATCCAAGTGCTAGAATAGAGGTCGGAGCAGTGGTGCACTCGGAATCTGTTGTGGGTGCAAATGTCCATGTTGGGACAGGAAGCGTTGTTGGACCTGCTGTAACAATTGGTCAATCTACAAGAACAGG TTATAACGTTGTACTGAGTAATTGCACAGTTGGTGATTTCTGTGTTATTCATCATGGGGTCTGCATAGGTCAAGATG GTTTTGGATTTTTTGTTGATGAAAAAGGGCTTATGGTGAAGAAGCCTCAA TGCTTGAAAGCAAGAATAGGCAACTATGTGGAAATTGGTGCAAGTACATGCATCGACAGGGGCAG TTGGCGTGACACTGCAGTTGGGGATCACACAAAAATCGATAATTTGGTACAG ATAGGTCACAACGTGGAAATAGGGAAAAATTGTATGCTATGCGGGCAAGTTGGAGTTGCAGGTTCAGTGAC GATTGGAGATTATGTGATATTAGGTGGAAGAGTTTCTATCAAGGATCATGTTTGCGTAGCATCAAAG GTCCGGCTAGCTGCAAATAGCTGTGTAACCAAGAACATCTCTGAAGCAGGGGATTATGGAGGCTTCCCTGCT ATGCCTATTCACGAGTGGAGAAAGCAAGTTATCAGTGCTCGCCAAACTTCAAAAGAATTTTggcaaaataaaaagaagaaaccCGTTTCAGACAAGTCTAATCCGAGTACATAA
- the LOC121775068 gene encoding probable UDP-3-O-acylglucosamine N-acyltransferase 2, mitochondrial isoform X1, with protein sequence MAMRFAKLIALSEPKISALIPESNDAAIVFSRLVSTNCTTQNTGEDAKMEYQDFQKWCNGGGLFHKSAYIDPSARIEVGAVVHSESVVGANVHVGTGSVVGPAVTIGQSTRTGYNVVLSNCTVGDFCVIHHGVCIGQDGFGFFVDEKGLMVKKPQCLKARIGNYVEIGASTCIDRGSWRDTAVGDHTKIDNLVQIGHNVEIGKNCMLCGQVGVAGSVTIGDYVILGGRVSIKDHVCVASKVRLAANSCVTKNISEAGDYGGFPAMPIHEWRKQVISARQTSKEFWQNKKKKPVSDKSNPST encoded by the exons ATGGCAATGCGCTTTGCCAAATTAATCGCTCTCTCAGAACCTAAAATCTCCGCATTGATTCCTGAATCCAATGACGCAGCTATCGTATTCTCAAGGCTCGTTTCAACCAATTGCACAACTCAAAATACAG GTGAGGATGCCAAGATGGAATATCAAGATTTTCAGAAATGGTGCAATGGAGGAGGATTGTTTCACAAATCTGCTTATATTGATCCAAGTGCTAGAATAGAGGTCGGAGCAGTGGTGCACTCGGAATCTGTTGTGGGTGCAAATGTCCATGTTGGGACAGGAAGCGTTGTTGGACCTGCTGTAACAATTGGTCAATCTACAAGAACAGG TTATAACGTTGTACTGAGTAATTGCACAGTTGGTGATTTCTGTGTTATTCATCATGGGGTCTGCATAGGTCAAGATG GTTTTGGATTTTTTGTTGATGAAAAAGGGCTTATGGTGAAGAAGCCTCAA TGCTTGAAAGCAAGAATAGGCAACTATGTGGAAATTGGTGCAAGTACATGCATCGACAGGGGCAG TTGGCGTGACACTGCAGTTGGGGATCACACAAAAATCGATAATTTGGTACAG ATAGGTCACAACGTGGAAATAGGGAAAAATTGTATGCTATGCGGGCAAGTTGGAGTTGCAGGTTCAGTGAC GATTGGAGATTATGTGATATTAGGTGGAAGAGTTTCTATCAAGGATCATGTTTGCGTAGCATCAAAG GTCCGGCTAGCTGCAAATAGCTGTGTAACCAAGAACATCTCTGAAGCAGGGGATTATGGAGGCTTCCCTGCT ATGCCTATTCACGAGTGGAGAAAGCAAGTTATCAGTGCTCGCCAAACTTCAAAAGAATTTTggcaaaataaaaagaagaaaccCGTTTCAGACAAGTCTAATCCGAGTACATAA